TTCAGTACCAAACCCCGCccctaaaaacataaaattaaaataaatgaacaaGCCCAAGAGCAGCAGTTTTTCGCACCTAACTGTCCCATGGCTTTCCCTCAGCTGTTTGCATTGCTTCCTCATACACGGGGTTAATGCCCAATTTAGGTTGCTCAGAGCAGTCTGTGTATTCTTGAATGGGCTGTTGGGTTAACAATTTTGATGCACCAAGGGAAGAATGGAACTGCTCATGCCCTGCAGCCTTCAGGAACATTAGCTCATCGTGGTTCCTTTCATAATGCAAGCACTGCATCTTCCTCCTCTGTATTTCATCCTTCACTCTCTACAAGAAGAAATGGGGAAAGTGGGTATCTATCCATTATAACATTTCAGTAAGGCATTCAAACAATTCCTAAAATCCCCAATACACATTCGTCTTCCAGAATTTAGAAACAACCATGAAATCATTTCCAGAGAGCCCATGATAGTTGGCAGTTCAATAGCTTAATCGCAAAGCAACACAAATTTCAGAGGAGCAGATTCTTAGAAGCCAACCACCTAAGGAACTAGTTAATTCTCACTGTACAGAACATCATGGTCAATCTTTTTTGCGTATTGGGGAGAGGATTGTAATTGGTGAAATTCAAACATCATTGTCAAACATTAAAAAGCAATAAATAAAGTAAATTCATGATGTAGAccaaaacacacacacacacacaaatacACACACAAGTTActtctataaatttttttttgtcaaataaGTAACTTCTATAATTGATAACCATATAGAGTGGAGGATATGCTTCACAATGAGGCTCTTCTATCACAGCCAGAAATAAAGACTACATTGCAAATTTGCCTCATAGGAGCAATAATTTCTTACTGAATCATTCAAGGCAAAATATTACAATCATGAACTTCTACGGAAGTCCCTTTAATTGGTTCATGTATCTTGCTCATTCTGCAGTTCACAACCTCATACTAAGTTTTTGGTACCAATTTAGATTCCAATTATACACTAGTCTACAATAGGAGCCAAATCATCACTTTTATGTTAAACAAGAAAGTCCAAAACCTAAGCATCTAATTTTACCAGCACTCCTATATTTGTCATATTCATatattgttcaaccaccccataTGCAAGTACCCTGAATAATAGAACATTGATAATCTTTGTTTGCATGTTGGATTGGATCCTAACCCTCATAAACAATCAAGACTTAATAGATGAGATTGATGGAATTAGAACTTCaacacaaaaaccaaaaatggCAGCCTGGTGCATGAGGCTCCTATCTCTGCCATGTGTGGGAAGGGTTAACTTCCCTCACCTTTCTTCCAAACTCTAATTGGAATTATGACTCCAACACAATAACGTTTTCAAAACTGTGCATCCACATCCATCTTCACCATACAGAgtatagaaatatatttttccAGCCAACAATCTGCATAGAGAATTCATTGTTGATTACCCCAATCAGTCTTTCATTGTGTACAAGTTACCTAACCTAGCCTCATTTTCTTGGCCCTCCACACAAAATGGCAGCTTAGAACAAGAAGTTCTTCCCAAGTGACAAACCTAATACTTAAGAAACTAAATCTACCATAAAAGAGGATGCTCATGCATTGAACCATACAACATAAACCAAATTATCAAACCTAAAATAGCTAATATCATCTAGTCTGTCGTTCCCcttctaaaattatatttagcTGTGGTCCAGCAATAAGAACTCACAAGTTTCGTTGAGAAAACGTTTAAAACAGTAAAATTCACAGCAAATATATCAACTAGTAATCAAAAGACATGACAACAACACTCTCGTAACAACAAAAACAACGAAACGTTTTTGAAACAAACCTGCAGCAGCCTCGAATCAAATTTTGGCAATCCAATTTGCTCAACAGTAAGCGAACCAAAGAAATTACCCAGCAAAGCGGCATCAGGTACAGTCAATCCCTGAACCAATCCCGTCACAAACCCACCTAAGAAGCTATCCCCTGCACCCGTGGGATCCTCTTGATTAGCCAAAAAGGGCGAAATGCTCATCTCCCCATCTTTCCAACACACCTTGCATCCATCTTCCCCATTCGTCACCACCACACAACACCACTTCTTCACCTCTTCCACATCCATAAAAACAGCCTCCTCAGATGAGACCTTTAAAACCCCAATTCGAGGCAATAGGGAACAAAACTCTGTTTCGCGTAACTCAACAAGCTTAACTGTCCCATCAACAGCATCAAACTCTCTTATTAAAGCTTGAATATCCA
The Manihot esculenta cultivar AM560-2 chromosome 1, M.esculenta_v8, whole genome shotgun sequence genome window above contains:
- the LOC110614283 gene encoding inositol 3-kinase isoform X1, which codes for MVTASHKTHQPPTPRVLIVGNYCHDVLIQNHNVVGESLGGASSFIASVLNGMSIPCSLVAKVGHDFRYQVHHSPILVPASKTTVFHAFFDSGVHDNGNHDRVLKRVCACDAIRPTDLPDARFDFGLAVGVGGEILRQTLERMIEICDVVLVDIQALIREFDAVDGTVKLVELRETEFCSLLPRIGVLKVSSEEAVFMDVEEVKKWCCVVVTNGEDGCKVCWKDGEMSISPFLANQEDPTGAGDSFLGGFVTGLVQGLTVPDAALLGNFFGSLTVEQIGLPKFDSRLLQRVKDEIQRRKMQCLHYERNHDELMFLKAAGHEQFHSSLGASKLLTQQPIQEYTDCSEQPKLGINPVYEEAMQTAEGKPWDS
- the LOC110614283 gene encoding inositol 3-kinase isoform X2; its protein translation is MVTASHKTHQPPTPRVLIVGNYCHDVLIQNHNVVGESLGGASSFIASVLNGMSIPCSLVAKVGHDFRYQVHHSPILVPASKTTVFHAFFDSGVHDNGNHDRVLKRVCACDAIRPTDLPDARFDFGLAVGVGGEILRQTLERMIEICDVVLVDIQALIREFDAVDGTVKLVELRETEFCSLLPRIGVLKVSSEEAVFMDVEEVKKWCCVVVTNGEDGCKVCWKDGEMSISPFLANQEDPTGAGDSFLGGFVTGLVQGLTVPDAALLGNFFGSLTVEQIGLPKFDSRLLQIVGWKNIFLYSVW